The DNA sequence CACCAGGTGAGTTTTGGTCGGAAAGTATTTGAAGAGGGTCTTCTCGGTGACCTTGGCTTCCTTGGCAATCTGCGCGGTGGGCGCTTCGAAACCGAATTCGATGAAGAGCTTTTCCGCAGCGCGCAGAATATCCTTCTGCTTTTCGGTCATCTCCGCGTCCGTGAGGACGGATTCGCTCAGCATGCTCTGCAGGTCGGGGGTATTTTTATTTTTCATAACAAGTCCTTACCGAAATCATCGGGCTTAAGTAAAGTGCGCACTATACCTTGCCGATATCTGTGGTATAGTGAGTACTATACTCACAGG is a window from the Oligoflexus sp. genome containing:
- a CDS encoding helix-turn-helix domain-containing protein, with the translated sequence MKNKNTPDLQSMLSESVLTDAEMTEKQKDILRAAEKLFIEFGFEAPTAQIAKEAKVTEKTLFKYFPTKTHLVNRILADR